The Prunus dulcis chromosome 5, ALMONDv2, whole genome shotgun sequence genomic sequence CTAAATCTTCAAATGGAGAAAGGGGTTCTTCTCATGTTCCTCTGAGGAACAGAAGCTCTATTAGAGCTGAACATTCATACAGGCATATTGTTAAGCCGGTCAGTTCCTTAGAAAGTTGCCTTATGGCTCAATTATATAAAGAGCGTGCTGAAATGGAAGAGTATGCACTTACCCTTCCATCATCATCCACTCCAAGTATTAGGCCATTGTTTGTGACTGATGGAAGCCGAATCATCAGCAGAGGTAGTGGTGATCATTTCAGTGCTCATATTGGAATTCAGGAAAATAAGCTGCTTAAGGAAGCCTATTtagaaacaaatgaaaatgtCTGCGGGTTTCCTCCACCACCGAAACTGGGTTATTTGGAtctctccaagatgatgaaaACTAAGACAGGAAAGGGACGGAATGGAAGATTGGGCAGTTCCAGTAAAATGGTCAATGGGAAACACTTCCATTCTGAAGGTGTTAGTCTTTTCATATTCTAGTggtatctttattttttgtgtaattCTCAGTAATATTCAGATGGTTGTAGACTAGAATTCCACTTCATAAGAGTAACCTATGTCTTTGTTTTAGAGGCTGTTCAAGTCTGTCTCTTTGCTTAAAAGTTTTTGTGTTCTGTCCTTGCCATGGAATTTTCTCTCTGTTAGGAAATATATTAAAAGCAAGGGAAAATCAATTATGTCTACCGTTATACAGGAGAAAGGATATTATCCAGCGTTATTAGGTTGCTAAGCAAGGGAAAGTCATTTGTTTATATGATTATGCTCTATTAAGTCACTCAGTTCAAGAGACTAATAACAGGTCCTAAGTGCGTATCCAACTAGAACCAATTGTGAAGCTACTATTTGTGTTGGCCATCCAGTAATTAAATTGCTACTCGTGAGTGTGTggtatttttctaatttgtcACAGTTCATGTCCTAATACTTTTGCCTTCATCAGGTTCACCAGGAGGACCGGTTCTACTCTGTCTTGGGATTTCTATTGGCATAATATCTTCTTTTATAACAAATAAACGAGAAGTTGACAAGTTGAAAGATCTATTGAAGCAGACTGAGAACTTGGTTCAGGATCTGGAGGAAGAACTTGAGATGAAAGATTCAGTAACAGTGAAGGAGCTAGCTAAGGAGAATTATGAATCACATGATACTTGTGACCATTCATTTTTTGACAGGGCACCAAATTCGTTTTCTCCTGAACAGAATATGGACAAATATGATGGTAGCGATTCATATGACCGGAAAGCAGAAGAGTTTTCAGAGTCAATGAGTAAAATAGAGGCAGAGCTTGAAGCTGAACTTGAGAGGTTGGGGCTAAATGTGAATACTTCTACTACAGAGAGAAGATTGATTGATCTTGCCGAGGTCAGTGTATGCATAATTTGTATTCTTATGTTTAAGCAGCACATCTTTATATTATAGTTTTACATTGAATCTATATGTTCATTCGGTTTGAGTACTTCACTGTATTAAATATACATTTGGCCTTTTCCTATTACTCAAATGGTTTTCTGTACTGAGCTTCATGGGTGGAATCATCCAAATAATTACTTCAAActaagtgaaaagaaaaaacagcaattttattaattctGCTTACAAGGCTTCAAAAATATTCATTCCGTTTTACTTATGCTAGTATTTTAATACCATGGACCTTGCTAGTCTATAAAACTTACCAAATGCTAAGAATTAAGATTTTTGATTGTAACGTTTGATTGTTTAGGTATTTATATTAAACATTAATGAggctttctctttctttttctttgtcagtTCTAGTATCATGTCTTTCTAGGCAATGAATTTTAATCTCATAGGACCCGGCCAttacttattttctttaattcaaATGAACTATTTTGGCTAATGTGGTGATCTCATCAAATTCTTGTTAAGTGCTAACAGAGATGAAAATTTGTCCAGCTTGACCCAGACTTAATCGCAGATTTTGCTCAAGGTGAGTTGAGAGCTGACATCGTTGGTGGTTTAGCTGTTGCCCAACCCAAGTCAAATGAAGAGGCAAGCAGCGCCTCTACAGCTCATCACTGTGCAAACTATGCAGTTTCTCCTAGAGAGCTTAGCTTGCGTCTGCATGAAGTTATCCAATCAAGACTAGAAGAACGTGTCCAGGAGCTTGAGGCAGCTCTAGAGAACAGCCAAAGGAAGGTCAAAATCGTGGAATTGAAGCACGAGGATTGTGGAAGTGGGTTCTCAGAAAGTCGTATGCATTCCACAATCCAAGAAAGTACAAATTctgaagaaaaatgcaaaactGTGGCGGAGCCTCTGGTCATGAATTTATCAGGAGAAGCTTTAGATGCGTACAATGAGGCTTACGAAGAGTTGATGAAGATCAGTGAGTCAGAAGAGGAGGATTTGCCTTGTCAAGTTTTTGAAACATTCAGGGCTCAAAACCCCTGTCAAACTCAAAGTGATGAGGTAAATGGTTCCATAGGACATTTTGCTTCCAGTAAAGAGGAAACCTTAGCAGAGGATATCTTTTCCTTCGAGAGCGAAGTAAGAATGTTGGATGAGGAGCACATTTCCAGGGTTCAGAGTTCAAATAACACATCTGTAACTGGGGAAGAGCATAGTGATTCTGATGCAGAGATGGAGAAACAATTGATAATGCAGATTGTGGAGAAGACCAAGAAAGGTTCTCCTGTAGTCCTGAATGCGCAAAGGTGGTTGTTCCAATCAATGGATGAGACTGAGCGTTAAAATGAaacagaaatcaaattttgcaGTGTATAGATCCATACAAAGTATAGAAGAGGTTAGGTATTCATTCTATAGCTAAGCTTATCTGTCATTCGTTCTAACGATGTTTACTGATTCTTTTTTCAAGGCTTTGTTTATCCGATCATCAGAAACTTGCTCAAATATTTTCAACTCACTTTCCTTGTTTCTCTTCTGTCCAAGGAATCATAAGATTTACAGCCCTGTGTTTACAACTTTCAGTTCTAGAGGAAAACTTTTGGTAGTACCGATTTTGATTTAATGAATGGCATCCACAAAtgggaaattaaaataaatcaaagatTATGCCCCCCTCTCGCTGCACAATTGACGACTTTGCTCTCTTTTGTTGAACATTGGAcatattttgcttttttcttcaacatttgAACAATTTCTTAATAGATTTGATAAGAGGTCCTTTTGTTCATCATTCATTTCAAGAATCTGAATATGAAACCGCAGCTTTCACAATATTTATCATGCATTTCAACAATTTCCTCCTATTATTGCACTTCAATTTAAGTTTCTATGtcattttaaaagaaaaataagggaGACCATGAATCACAATTATTTCCACAATCCAGGTCCTTAGTTGACAAAGCACACTAAAAGGTGCATGAAATTCACAGAAAAATCCGACAAACGAAATTAATAGTTCAGGAAGACAGGGAGGGGGAACATTCAGCTGTAACAAAAAGACAATCTTCTAGTATCTCTGCGGAGAAGCAAACTAAATTGCTCCTCATATCTAAATATTATCAAGCCCTCTTGAGAAAGTTGCCGTCGTTATCGTCATCCCTATCATTTCCTTCCAATGGATCATCCAAGCTGAAACCACCTTTGTTCTCTCCCAATTGAGCTCCACCACTGCCAAAGTTGTTGTCAGCACCGCCAACAAAGTCATCAGCACCACCAACAACGCCAGCACCACCAAAATTGCTGCTATTGCCAAAAGCACCTCCAGTGCTAGCAGTTTCAAAAGTGTTTCCACTTGGATAATTACCACCACTGCTGTAGCCACCTCCACTTCCACCATATCCGCCACCAGTGTTCCCACCACCATAACCACCACCGCCATAACTACCGCCACCGCCATAACCACCGCCGCTGCCACCGTAACCACCACCGCCGCCATAACCTCCACCACCTCCGTTGTAGCCGCCATCACCAAAGTTAGGGCGAGGCCTATCGGTAGCATAATTCACCCTTACTCGGCGGCCATGAAGCTCCTAGAGGATTTCCAGACAAATGTTTTAACATAAGACGAATGTTTTAACAATTATAAAAGTATATGAAGAAACAactaaaaaaaggaagaaaaaattttcataaaaataactaCCTGCCCATCCAAGGCCTGGATGGCACTGGATGCCTCCTCGCTACTGGTGAAAGTGATGAACCCAAATCCTCTAGATCTACCAGTTTCACGGTCACTGATGATTCTTGCTACAAGAAGTCAATGAGCACCAAATTATTGCAGAAGTTCAAACTCCATTAAAACAAATAGCTACTGCAAAGTGTATGGATAATTTTAAATGCATTATTTTCAACATTATGCATTTATAATACCAGGTACAGTCCCAGAAGTCTAATTTTGTCTAGAATTCACAAAACAACACTATTAAGACGACGGCATACCATCAATAACTTCACCATATTTTGCAAAAGCTTCCCTCAGACTCTGCTCATCTGTCTGGTACGAAATACCTGCATTACAAAAACTGAGACCATCTTAGCACAAAATCGCCACACGCGGGGGGAATCATATTTGAGACACTTGAGGAATTCTGACAACACCTCCAATAAAGAGTTTTGAACTCGCCATGCTTGACATGCATCTTACTGCTTGATGGATGGACAGTTTGAAAGGAGATAATTCAGATCTGATCTGCTTGTTTGCAGTCTGTCTGAGTATATTCCCAATTTTACTTAAGAAAGCCATTGCAATAACCTAAAACAAAGCACAAGCAAACAAGTTCAATGAACAGATATTTATCATAATAAGAGTGGATACAGTAATCAATTCTTTTGGTTGAAGACTACACATGTTATAGTCATGTCAACAGAAATGTCGAATTAAGTCTGTGTATAAGAACCCTTAATCTAAAATTGTGTTAAAAGTACACACAGGATGCTAATACTTTACTAATAAATAACAAGAGAGCCATTTATAAGCTACCCAAAACAATGATTATAAAAATCATTCGCATGCTCTGTCATCTACAACtactgaaacaaaacaaaccaataAGAATGTGACTCAGTCATATAGTTAAACAATATTCATTTGATAAGCACATATTGCACTTCCTTGCTCCGAAAAGGTTCAAAACTCAGAAATCAAAACTTCATTTTTCACAGAACTCAGAAAGAtgcagggaaaaaaaaaaacattttgaaGAGTTTCTACAAAACCAAAcggaaaatctcaaataaCAACTTTGTTTTTTCACCCCATGTTCGACAAATCAATAGAGAACGTTGCCCAAATATCCACCACAAAAGCCAGCAATCAAAATCTCATCTTTAACAGAGCCCTATAAACAATAATCACACgcacacatatatacatatctaTATGGATCATAGACCAAATACCCACAATGTAAAATCacttcaaaacaaagaaagaaaaatccgCAGCGAATAgcaacaacaaattaaacaaagaaCATAAAAGTATCACAAGCACAATAAAAACAATCATAAGCGATGAGTGAGAAGCCTCGTCAAACCGTACCTTGTCCGCTTCGCTCTCTGTCACTCTGCGTTCAAGGACCGACTAAAACCCTAAGGTTTTGATTCGAATAGGGTTTATGTATCAAAAATGGGACTCGGGGTCTGTTATATGGAGGACTCTAGAAAATCTGATCCGTCAAATTAGGGGTCAAATTTACAGCCGTTGGATAAGAGCCGTGACGATGAGGGTCGTATATGTTAGTTGCGCGGTACTGCGTGTACGTGGGACGTTAAGATTGGGTTGTTTTAGAGTTTTTATGACAGCCAGAGAATCCCCCCCTTTAAAGAACCTCAAAAATATCTGCCTGATCCTCATCCTATGCCTACGTATAAATAttcattttgcattttcaattctaACCACCAATTAGCGGGCCGAAGCCCAAACTAACCAGAACTTACAAGAAATGTGATACAATCAAGCCCAAGGCAAATGTAAACCCAACAAGTAAAGCCCATTGACCAACAAGGCAAATGTGATGCAATCTAGTTATTTAGGAAATTTCCAGTTtacaattatgatttttaaaattaagattttatttGGATAATTGATCTACAGAAAACACTGACAAACTATACCACATTTTGTAACTTTAGATTAAGTAGCttatagaaaatttataaaaacaacttCTATTAGTCGTACAAAAAATCCTTTTTGATCTTCTTATTTTAAGAAAGATAATCGAGTCAGTTAATGAAgtataattcaataaaaaataattttaatttgtaaattaataatttcagaTTCGTACTTTCATAATACCTTAGTAGACTTAGTAAGTATTATGTGAGAAACTCATAATTGTAGTTAGACTGTTGCTTGTAATTGTATTTGGCATGTAGGCGAGCCAATTAGTTCCTagttaaataagaaaaagggaaattcactattatacccaatatgggggcccaaattataaaaataccctatataaaatggactttagaaacacacccaaagcccatttacaacataacaaaaaagcttttaacttcttataaattacaaaactgccatcaatttcttaaaacaagcccaatcccaaaatctcataaaaatacccaaagcactcaatagggcatcaaagtaatttaataattaatattaaattcaataaggctagctatcattttttgggttttttttgggtttgtttataggaattcaattgtgtagggtttatttataatattagtgctagaaatgggtatatcactaaatatttCTAAGAGGAATACTATTTcctattattttaaaaataaaaagtaaaacacAAAGTCAGATAGATGAGAGGTTAAAATTCTCCCTCATCGCCATCGACTGGTCAAGCAGTCAAAGAACCAAAACCTGCGAAAAGTTTCTAAGCTGAACCCTCAAAGTGCCGGACAAATCTCAAAATACCCATCAATCGGAGCACCCCCAAGAACCGAAATTGATCCAATTTTCGAATACCCAATGGCCCAAAATCCAAGACCCACAACCATTCTTGAATCTCTAGGCGAAGAACTTATCAGAATCATCACACCAGTATCAATCTGTATGTTGTTAGTGGTCATTTTGGTGACAATCTTAAACGCGGACTCATCTTCATCAGAAACAGTGACCTCCATAGCCACCATTGCTTACACTGAGGCCACCTCAGACTCTTCGTGGGACAAATTCGTAGGTGCCGTTTTGAACTCCCTTGTGTTTGTTGCTGTTGTCACTGTTGTCACGTTCGTTTTGGTCCTTCTTTTCTATCTCAGATGCACTGAGTTCTTGAAAATCTACATGGgtttctcttcttttgttgtgttggggtttatgggcggtgaaatTGCCTTGTTTCTGATTCAAGACTTCAATGTTCCCATTGATTCTATCACATTTCTTCTggttttgttcaattttacTGTTGTTGGTGTCTTGGCTGTGTTCATGTCAAAAATGGCAATTCTTGTCACACAAGCATATTTGGTTGTTATTGGAATGCTGGTTGCTTATTGGTTTACATTATTGCCTGAATGGACTACTTGGGTGCTTTTGGTTGCCATGGCCTTGTATGATCTTGCTGCGGTTTTGTTGCCTGTTGGGCCATTAAGGCTCTTGGTAGAGCTTGCAATATCTAGGGATGAAGAGATTCCTGCTTTGGTTTATGAGGCTAGGCCAGTAAATTCTCATGATTCCAGTGGTGGCGTGCGTCAGAGAAGAGTTTGGAGAGACAGGAGAAATGAGGATTCGAATAATGGGCCTCATTCCAATGAGAATATCAATTCTGTTTTGGCGGATAATGTAAATTCTAGGTCAAACTCTAATGTGAATGCCAATGACACTTcacattcaaattcaaatcctgGTGAGTTTGGCAGTGGCCATAATGATTCGAGTTTGGTTAGAGCCGAAGAGGGGCGAATTCGGGATAGGGATCAAGAGCTTTCTGCGCCATTACTAGACCGGATAACAAATGTTGAGCAGCGTGGGCAGGAAGATGCTGTGGCAAGTGAAAGTTTGGTGCTGGAGGGTATTGGATTGGGGTCCTCTGGTTCAATCAAGCTGGGATTGGGAGACTTCATCTTCTACAGCGTTTTGGTTGGGAGGGCAGCAATGTATGATTTTATGACAGTGTATGCATGTTATCTTGCCATTATAGGTGGTCTGGGAATTACTTTGATGCTGCTGGCTTTGTATCAAAAAGCTTTGCCAGCTCTTCCTGTGTCAATAATGctcggcgtagtgttttataTATTGACCCGGCTCTTGCTTGAAGTTTTTGTTGTACAATGTTCTTTGAACCTCATCATGTTCTAGACAGAAAAATTATGTTGTACAAGTTTGACGGGCAGCTACACAACACATGTAAAACATCAGAGTATACTGTATGAAACTGATGATTGATTGCTGCAACTTGTATTTTTCTGTGAATTTGTTGCATATACAGAACCAGTAAGAGATTTGCTATAACAGTTCAAAACAATAGCAAGATCTGTTCTTATTTCTGTTCATAGTGAATCGACTTTTTTGTTTCCGCCAAGGGAAattcacaaaaagaaaaaaaaaacttaattaagCAGCTAAGATTGAAGGTAAAGCACAGCAGTTGTAGTTTCAGTGGTTTATTCTGTCAATATATGATTCATGGGGTAAGCAAGCATTATATGACTACAATTCAGTAACATGGGAAGGCATGTAAAGCCAATTGATATTACTACAGAAGGAGAAAAATGCTGCTGACAAACAACAATATATTACAGCCTAAATTTGCTTCTGAAAATCTGACAGAAGGCATACAAACAATTACATTTACATCTACTAAATTCCTGACAAAATAAAGGGAAAAACATTGGAAAGGGAGACTTGAAACACTACAACCTGAAACCTATAAAGTAAACTACCAAAGCTTCACCTTCTGCGTATAAACGCATGGTGCAACGATCTTGGTGACCCTTCAAAGAGatggaaaatatatttctCCAGATCATCCACAGTGTACTTAACGTCTTTATCACTAATATTGCCAGAGATTCTCCCAACAAAAGTCCGATATGCTTGGATTACATTCTGTGCAGTTGAAATTTGTAGACCTTCCCGAAGCTCAAAATCCGGGATGGACCACCCTGTCTGGCTCTTGTACACCTCCTCAAATGCAATGCTGAAAGCCCTGCATCTTTCTCTAAAATTTGCCTTTGAGAAAGAATGTGACTGCTGATTATCATCTCTTAGCAGAGAGAGGACTGAACTCCAAGTAGCTCTCTCATAACTTGTTGCATGCCGCTGGACTTTAGCAATATGCTCTCTTATCCACTCATctccaaagaaaaacatgagCTTTGAGCTCTTTACCTTTTGGACCATGTAGTGGATGTTGTTCATCAAGAATACATGTTGTAAAGCGGCATCCTTGTATAGTTTGGATCTGCTATCAAGACTGGATTTTAGAGTAGATGTGATTGACAGAAGGTGGTGAGCTGTTGGATAAAAAGTGGAAGAGAATAAATCTTCTATGCCCTGCCTGTCCTCCAGCTCAAGGGCTGGATTTGAATCTTCTATGCATTGATCTTTGATAAGAAAATTAAGTGTTCTGCCGTATTCAGTTAGGGTCTTGATGTAGTTCATGACATATCTGGTGAGAGGATGAATGCCACCTCCGGAGAATGGATTTGATGATGTGTTAGATGTTGCAATGGCATTCCCAAATTCCAAAAATGTTGTCTTTGCTAAATTGCCTAAGCTCTTCATAAGCTCGTGGAATTCGATCCTTATGAAAGAACCAGTCTCTTCCATGAACAAAGCATCTATATCCAGGAGAAGATCGGCAAGAACCTCA encodes the following:
- the LOC117628462 gene encoding uncharacterized protein LOC117628462 translates to MDLWVVAAAAGAGYLTKYWQNISRNGDKDSLLQFSSGDANLDKSESPSHPFQRLARRKKVGDAVSTDRKKVSDNNPLESACGTEVASTSGYDGEKLGGFVNYKDCNVLSLSNMLPVYSGNDNKDGDGTWLSNDIDDSTSVMLPKSSNGERGSSHVPLRNRSSIRAEHSYRHIVKPVSSLESCLMAQLYKERAEMEEYALTLPSSSTPSIRPLFVTDGSRIISRGSGDHFSAHIGIQENKLLKEAYLETNENVCGFPPPPKLGYLDLSKMMKTKTGKGRNGRLGSSSKMVNGKHFHSEGSPGGPVLLCLGISIGIISSFITNKREVDKLKDLLKQTENLVQDLEEELEMKDSVTVKELAKENYESHDTCDHSFFDRAPNSFSPEQNMDKYDGSDSYDRKAEEFSESMSKIEAELEAELERLGLNVNTSTTERRLIDLAELDPDLIADFAQGELRADIVGGLAVAQPKSNEEASSASTAHHCANYAVSPRELSLRLHEVIQSRLEERVQELEAALENSQRKVKIVELKHEDCGSGFSESRMHSTIQESTNSEEKCKTVAEPLVMNLSGEALDAYNEAYEELMKISESEEEDLPCQVFETFRAQNPCQTQSDEVNGSIGHFASSKEETLAEDIFSFESEVRMLDEEHISRVQSSNNTSVTGEEHSDSDAEMEKQLIMQIVEKTKKGSPVVLNAQRWLFQSMDETER
- the LOC117628468 gene encoding glycine-rich RNA-binding protein blt801-like, with the translated sequence MAFLSKIGNILRQTANKQIRSELSPFKLSIHQAVRCMSSMASSKLFIGGISYQTDEQSLREAFAKYGEVIDARIISDRETGRSRGFGFITFTSSEEASSAIQALDGQELHGRRVRVNYATDRPRPNFGDGGYNGGGGGYGGGGGYGGSGGGYGGGGSYGGGGYGGGNTGGGYGGSGGGYSSGGNYPSGNTFETASTGGAFGNSSNFGGAGVVGGADDFVGGADNNFGSGGAQLGENKGGFSLDDPLEGNDRDDDNDGNFLKRA
- the LOC117628465 gene encoding presenilin-like protein At2g29900; the protein is MAQNPRPTTILESLGEELIRIITPVSICMLLVVILVTILNADSSSSETVTSIATIAYTEATSDSSWDKFVGAVLNSLVFVAVVTVVTFVLVLLFYLRCTEFLKIYMGFSSFVVLGFMGGEIALFLIQDFNVPIDSITFLLVLFNFTVVGVLAVFMSKMAILVTQAYLVVIGMLVAYWFTLLPEWTTWVLLVAMALYDLAAVLLPVGPLRLLVELAISRDEEIPALVYEARPVNSHDSSGGVRQRRVWRDRRNEDSNNGPHSNENINSVLADNVNSRSNSNVNANDTSHSNSNPGEFGSGHNDSSLVRAEEGRIRDRDQELSAPLLDRITNVEQRGQEDAVASESLVLEGIGLGSSGSIKLGLGDFIFYSVLVGRAAMYDFMTVYACYLAIIGGLGITLMLLALYQKALPALPVSIMLGVVFYILTRLLLEVFVVQCSLNLIMF